A single genomic interval of Aegicerativicinus sediminis harbors:
- a CDS encoding glycosyltransferase, with protein sequence MSPLRNKKICLICMKLSGGGVPRSTATISRILENLGHEVHIVTILNGVDYNYSGKLFNLEEKREFHSALFRKVFKWRMLKKYFKKENFDLIIDNRTRIQFFKELTFQKMLFRDSKVLSVVHSGNIKNYLPVNRQYFKFLYNKNYLLGVSQHIQNKIQELYGVKSLYVYNAIDVQENTQLSTNHISVDFKYILFSGRIDEGVKNLHLLISSYEASVLSVNNIHLIIMGDGPDKESLIHFVRQRKLEESIHFITYDPNPFPFMKKALFTVLTSRYEGFPMILLESLSVGTPTISVDGISGPSEIIQDGFNGLLVENHNPLKLAEAFNKLVRDESLYLKCKSNAKQSVQRFDISEITKDWAYVLKQIFNDND encoded by the coding sequence ATGTCTCCATTAAGAAATAAAAAAATTTGCCTTATATGCATGAAATTGTCCGGTGGGGGTGTGCCAAGATCTACCGCTACAATTTCTAGAATTTTAGAAAATTTAGGGCATGAGGTTCACATAGTAACTATTTTAAATGGAGTAGATTATAATTATTCAGGGAAATTATTTAATCTAGAAGAAAAACGAGAATTTCATTCAGCATTATTTCGGAAAGTATTTAAATGGCGAATGCTTAAGAAATATTTTAAAAAAGAAAACTTTGATTTAATCATAGATAACCGAACCAGAATTCAATTTTTTAAGGAACTCACTTTCCAGAAAATGTTGTTTCGAGATTCTAAGGTTTTAAGTGTTGTTCATAGTGGTAACATAAAGAATTATCTTCCTGTAAACAGACAATATTTCAAATTTTTATATAACAAGAATTACTTATTAGGTGTAAGTCAGCATATCCAAAATAAAATACAAGAACTGTATGGGGTAAAATCACTATATGTTTATAATGCTATTGACGTTCAGGAGAATACCCAATTATCAACCAATCATATCAGCGTTGATTTTAAATACATTCTGTTCAGTGGAAGGATTGATGAGGGAGTTAAAAATCTCCATCTCTTAATATCTTCCTACGAAGCTTCTGTTCTAAGTGTCAATAATATCCATTTGATTATTATGGGTGATGGTCCTGATAAGGAATCCTTAATACACTTTGTAAGGCAAAGAAAACTTGAAGAATCAATACATTTTATCACTTATGATCCTAATCCTTTTCCATTTATGAAAAAAGCGCTTTTTACTGTTTTAACCAGCCGATATGAAGGTTTTCCCATGATTTTATTAGAATCATTATCAGTGGGTACTCCAACAATTTCAGTTGATGGAATAAGTGGTCCCTCTGAGATTATTCAGGATGGTTTTAATGGTTTATTAGTAGAGAACCACAATCCTCTGAAATTAGCTGAGGCATTTAATAAATTGGTGAGGGATGAAAGTTTATATTTGAAATGTAAATCGAATGCAAAACAGAGTGTTCAACGTTTTGACATTTCTGAAATTACCAAAGATTGGGCTTATGTATTAAAACAAATTTTCAATGACAACGATTAA
- a CDS encoding sugar 3,4-ketoisomerase, with protein sequence MTTINDIKQILIPDVHSERGKLAVIEKNIIPFEIKRVYYLYDVPHDSYRGGHAHKEQKSLVIALSGSFDILVDDSAFKKTITLNKPNQGLFIPTGVWREILNFSSGAVCLVLASNEFNEDEYIREYDDFLLFKGA encoded by the coding sequence ATGACAACGATTAATGACATTAAACAAATTTTGATACCTGATGTTCATAGTGAAAGAGGGAAATTGGCGGTTATTGAAAAAAACATTATCCCCTTTGAAATTAAACGTGTGTATTACTTATACGATGTTCCACACGATTCCTATAGAGGAGGCCATGCGCATAAAGAACAAAAATCTTTAGTTATCGCATTAAGTGGCAGTTTTGATATTTTGGTGGATGATTCAGCTTTTAAAAAAACAATTACCCTAAATAAGCCAAATCAAGGGTTATTTATTCCTACTGGGGTTTGGAGGGAAATACTAAATTTTTCATCTGGTGCAGTTTGTTTGGTGTTGGCCTCAAACGAGTTCAATGAGGATGAGTATATTAGAGAGTATGATGACTTTCTTTTATTTAAAGGGGCTTAA